The following coding sequences are from one Microtus pennsylvanicus isolate mMicPen1 chromosome 1, mMicPen1.hap1, whole genome shotgun sequence window:
- the Fiz1 gene encoding flt3-interacting zinc finger protein 1 isoform X2: MDESSLPVVPAPIAAPGPAPSAAAPRVPFHCSECGKSFRYRSDLRRHFARHTALKPHACPRCGKGFKHSFNLANHLRSHTGERPYRCSACPKGFRDSTGLLHHQVVHTGEKPYCCLVCELRFSSRSSLGRHLKRQHRGVLPSPLQPSPGLPPLNSPCPVCCNVGPCTVCGGGGAGGGEGLEGAGATSWGLAEAAAAAAASLPPFACGACARRFDHGRELAAHWAAHTDVKPFKCPRCERDFNAPALLERHKLTHELQGSNAPPTQVWPSGGGPEVAGDGDAVEVGDAPPTWDAGLLLSPTGAGIPKLEALLPEGEGAENARAPAAAAEASSEDTLYQCDCGTFFASAPALASHLEAHSGPATYGCGHCGALYAALAALEEHRRASHGEGSGEVAPDGEGEQATGGPVPGSSSRGKKIFGCSECEKLFRSPRDLERHVLVHTGEKPFPCLECGKFFRHECYLKRHRLLHGTERPFPCHICGKGFITLSNLSRHLKLHRGMD, encoded by the exons ATGGATGAGTCCTCGCTGCCTGTGGTTCCAGCCCCTATTGCTGCTCCAGGGCCAGCACCATCTGCCGCTGCCCCTCGGGTGCCCTTTCACTGCAGCGAATGTGGCAAGAGCTTCCGTTACCGATCGGACCTGCGGCGCCACTTTGCTCGGCATACAGCGCTCAAGCCCCACGCATGCCCTCGCTGTGGCAAGGGCTTCAAGCATAGCTTCAACTTAGCTAACCACCTGCGCTCACACACCGGAGAGCGGCCCTACCGATGCTCCGCCTGCCCTAAGGGATTCCGAGACTCCACTGGCCTGCTGCACCACCAG GTCGTCCACACTGGCGAGAAGCCCTACTGCTGTTTGGTCTGCGAGCTCCGCTTCTCCTCTCGCTCCAGCCTGGGCCGCCACCTCAAGCGGCAGCACCGGGGCGTCCTTCCGTCTCCCCTGCAGCCAAGCCCAGGCCTGCCTCCCCTGAACTCCCCCTGCCCAGTGTGTTGCAACGTGGGTCCCTGTACGGTTTGTGGAGGTGGAGGGGCTGGCGGAGGagagggcttggagggagcaGGAGCAACCAGCTGGGGACTAGCAGAGGCCGCAGCTGCCGCAGCTGCCTCGCTGCCCCCGTTTGCATGTGGCGCCTGTGCCCGTCGCTTTGACCACGGCCGGGAGCTAGCTGCCCACTGGGCCGCGCACACTGATGTGAAGCCATTCAAGTGCCCACGCTGCGAGCGCGACTTCAACGCGCCCGCGCTGCTGGAACGCCATAAGCTTACTCACGAGCTGCAGGGGAGCAATGCACCCCCAACGCAGGTCTGGCCCTCGGGTGGGGGTCCAGAGGTGGCAGGAGATGGCGATGCAGTGGAGGTAGGGGATGCCCCGCCGACCTGGGACGCCGGGCTACTTCTAAGCCCAACCGGGGCAGGCATCCCCAAGCTGGAGGCACTGCTCCCTGAGGGTGAAGGTGCAGAGAATGCTCGGGCTCCGGCTGCAGCTGCCGAGGCGTCCTCGGAAGACACCCTGTACCAGTGCGACTGTGGGACCTTCTTCGCGTCTGCCCCAGCCTTGGCCAGTCACCTAGAAGCCCACTCGGGCCCAGCCACCTATGGCTGCGGCCACTGCGGAGCATTGTATGCAGCGCTGGCCGCTCTGGAGGAGCATCGGCGTGCCAGCCACGGTgagggcagtggggaggtggCCCCTGATGGCGAGGGCGAGCAGGCGACTGGAGGGCCGGTGCCCGGCTCCTCCAGCCGTGGCAAGAAAATCTTTGGCTGTTCAGAATGCGAGAAGTTGTTCCGTTCGCCTCGCGACCTGGAACGGCATGTTCTGGTCCACACAGGGGAGAAGCCGTTCCCGTGCCTAGAGTGTGGCAAGTTCTTCCGCCACGAGTGCTACCTCAAGCGCCACCGACTGCTGCATGGCACAGAGCGGCCCTTTCCCTGCCACATCTGTGGCAAGGGCTTTATCACACTCAGCAATCTCTCTAGGCACCTGAAGCTGCACAGGGGCATGGACTGA
- the Fiz1 gene encoding flt3-interacting zinc finger protein 1 isoform X1, translating into MGKEFQLASSKATDRLQRSYCDLPRKKAPSHPGPATMDESSLPVVPAPIAAPGPAPSAAAPRVPFHCSECGKSFRYRSDLRRHFARHTALKPHACPRCGKGFKHSFNLANHLRSHTGERPYRCSACPKGFRDSTGLLHHQVVHTGEKPYCCLVCELRFSSRSSLGRHLKRQHRGVLPSPLQPSPGLPPLNSPCPVCCNVGPCTVCGGGGAGGGEGLEGAGATSWGLAEAAAAAAASLPPFACGACARRFDHGRELAAHWAAHTDVKPFKCPRCERDFNAPALLERHKLTHELQGSNAPPTQVWPSGGGPEVAGDGDAVEVGDAPPTWDAGLLLSPTGAGIPKLEALLPEGEGAENARAPAAAAEASSEDTLYQCDCGTFFASAPALASHLEAHSGPATYGCGHCGALYAALAALEEHRRASHGEGSGEVAPDGEGEQATGGPVPGSSSRGKKIFGCSECEKLFRSPRDLERHVLVHTGEKPFPCLECGKFFRHECYLKRHRLLHGTERPFPCHICGKGFITLSNLSRHLKLHRGMD; encoded by the exons ATGGGTAAAGAGTTCCAGTTGGCTTCATCCAAAGCTACAGACCGACTGCAGAGGAGCTACTGCGATCTCCCTAGAA AGAAAGCCCCAAGCCACCCTGGACCTGCCACCATGGATGAGTCCTCGCTGCCTGTGGTTCCAGCCCCTATTGCTGCTCCAGGGCCAGCACCATCTGCCGCTGCCCCTCGGGTGCCCTTTCACTGCAGCGAATGTGGCAAGAGCTTCCGTTACCGATCGGACCTGCGGCGCCACTTTGCTCGGCATACAGCGCTCAAGCCCCACGCATGCCCTCGCTGTGGCAAGGGCTTCAAGCATAGCTTCAACTTAGCTAACCACCTGCGCTCACACACCGGAGAGCGGCCCTACCGATGCTCCGCCTGCCCTAAGGGATTCCGAGACTCCACTGGCCTGCTGCACCACCAG GTCGTCCACACTGGCGAGAAGCCCTACTGCTGTTTGGTCTGCGAGCTCCGCTTCTCCTCTCGCTCCAGCCTGGGCCGCCACCTCAAGCGGCAGCACCGGGGCGTCCTTCCGTCTCCCCTGCAGCCAAGCCCAGGCCTGCCTCCCCTGAACTCCCCCTGCCCAGTGTGTTGCAACGTGGGTCCCTGTACGGTTTGTGGAGGTGGAGGGGCTGGCGGAGGagagggcttggagggagcaGGAGCAACCAGCTGGGGACTAGCAGAGGCCGCAGCTGCCGCAGCTGCCTCGCTGCCCCCGTTTGCATGTGGCGCCTGTGCCCGTCGCTTTGACCACGGCCGGGAGCTAGCTGCCCACTGGGCCGCGCACACTGATGTGAAGCCATTCAAGTGCCCACGCTGCGAGCGCGACTTCAACGCGCCCGCGCTGCTGGAACGCCATAAGCTTACTCACGAGCTGCAGGGGAGCAATGCACCCCCAACGCAGGTCTGGCCCTCGGGTGGGGGTCCAGAGGTGGCAGGAGATGGCGATGCAGTGGAGGTAGGGGATGCCCCGCCGACCTGGGACGCCGGGCTACTTCTAAGCCCAACCGGGGCAGGCATCCCCAAGCTGGAGGCACTGCTCCCTGAGGGTGAAGGTGCAGAGAATGCTCGGGCTCCGGCTGCAGCTGCCGAGGCGTCCTCGGAAGACACCCTGTACCAGTGCGACTGTGGGACCTTCTTCGCGTCTGCCCCAGCCTTGGCCAGTCACCTAGAAGCCCACTCGGGCCCAGCCACCTATGGCTGCGGCCACTGCGGAGCATTGTATGCAGCGCTGGCCGCTCTGGAGGAGCATCGGCGTGCCAGCCACGGTgagggcagtggggaggtggCCCCTGATGGCGAGGGCGAGCAGGCGACTGGAGGGCCGGTGCCCGGCTCCTCCAGCCGTGGCAAGAAAATCTTTGGCTGTTCAGAATGCGAGAAGTTGTTCCGTTCGCCTCGCGACCTGGAACGGCATGTTCTGGTCCACACAGGGGAGAAGCCGTTCCCGTGCCTAGAGTGTGGCAAGTTCTTCCGCCACGAGTGCTACCTCAAGCGCCACCGACTGCTGCATGGCACAGAGCGGCCCTTTCCCTGCCACATCTGTGGCAAGGGCTTTATCACACTCAGCAATCTCTCTAGGCACCTGAAGCTGCACAGGGGCATGGACTGA
- the Znf579 gene encoding zinc finger protein 579 isoform X1 codes for MISLSPSPTLPFLLDFVALSYFFTTLSSPLLPPPPPASPAPSPCFPCLPPLSTSGPRIYPPLSLLFSSPRPTPFISSPRPCLSHFPPTGMDPQPPPPAQGSPPHRGRGRGRGRGRGRGRGRGGTGAPRAPLPCPTCGRLFRFPYYLSRHRLSHSGLRPHACPLCPKAFRRPAHLSRHLRGHGPQPPLRCAACPRTFPEPAQLRRHLAQEHAGGEVDLSTQRAVKEEPESSWVPQDEGVEQPSAAVAGVAEEAATMWPETWPTGDPAPIAAPTNTDPRESEAEEAEAGAAELRAELALAAGRQEEKQVLLQADWTLLCLRCREAFATKGELKAHPCLRPEGEQEGEGGPPPRPKRHQCSICLKAFARPWSLSRHRLVHSTDRPFVCPDCGLAFRLASYLRQHRRVHGPLSLLAPLPGTGKKDDKSSGGRNSGKGPEGGETAECGGASEGGEGGQNGGDATPARPPAGEPRFWCPECGKGFRRRAHLRQHGVTHSGARPFQCVRCQREFKRLADLARHAQVHAGGPAPHPCPRCPRRFSRAYSLLRHQRCHRAELERAELERVAALQALQSQATQSPQTPPLKQEAEGLPLSIAHIKEEPPSPGTPPQSPPAPPVFLSASCFDSQDHSAFEMEDEEVDSKAHLQGLGGLAS; via the coding sequence AtgatctctctgtctccatctcccacccTTCCATTTCTCCTGGACTTTGTCGCTCTTTCCTACTTCTTCAcaactctctcctctcctttattGCCTCCgccccctcctgcctcccctgcccCCTCGCCCTGcttcccctgcctcccacccctctccacttCTGGACCGAGGATCTACCCTCCTctatctctcctcttctcttcaccCCGCCCCACACCCTTCATCTCTTCTCCCCGCCCCTGCCTCTCCCACTTTCCCCCTACAGGCATGGATCCACAGCCCCCTCCACCTGCCCAAGGCAGTCCACCTCACCGTGGCCGAGGCCGAGGCCGTGGCCGTGGTCGAGGCCGTGGTCGTGGCAGAGGGGGTACTGGAGCCCCTCGGGCACCACTGCCCTGCCCCACCTGTGGTCGTCTCTTCCGCTTCCCTTACTACTTGTCTCGACACCGGCTGAGCCACTCGGGCCTCCGGCCCCACGCCTGCCCCCTGTGCCCCAAGGCTTTCCGCAGGCCTGCCCACCTCTCCCGCCACCTTCGTGGCCATGGGCCCCAGCCCCCACTGCGCTGCGCTGCTTGTCCACGCACCTTCCCGGAGCCGGCCCAGCTCAGGCGCCACCTGGCCCAGGAGCACGCAGGTGGCGAGGTGGATCTGTCCACGCAGAGGGCAGTGAAGGAGGAGCCCGAGTCCAGTTGGGTTCCACAGGACGAGGGCGTGGAGCAGCCCTCCGCAGCGGTGGCCGGGGTTGCGGAGGAGGCGGCAACAATGTGGCCCGAGACGTGGCCCACCGGGGACCCGGCCCCTATTGCTGCCCCCACGAATACCGATCCTCGGGAATCAGAGGCAGAGGAGGCCGAGGCCGGGGCAGCGGAGCTAAGGGCAGAGTTGGCACTGGCCGCGGGGCGACAGGAGGAGAAACAGGTCCTCCTTCAGGCCGACTGGACGCTGCTGTGTCTTCGCTGTCGCGAAGCCTTCGCCACAAAAGGGGAGCTCAAAGCGCACCCGTGTTTGCGCCCAGAGGGCGAGCAGGAGGGCGAAGGGGGACCCCCGCCCCGCCCCAAGCGACACCAGTGTTCCATTTGCCTCAAGGCTTTCGCCAGGCCCTGGTCCCTGTCGCGCCACCGGCTAGTCCACTCCACCGATCGGCCTTTTGTGTGTCCAGACTGCGGCCTGGCTTTCCGCCTGGCCTCCTACCTCCGTCAGCATCGCCGCGTCCACGGCCCTCTCAGCCTGCTGGCCCCACTGCCTGGGACCGGCAAGAAGGACGACAAGTCCTCAGGTGGACGGAACTCAGGGAAAGGGCCTGAGGGGGGCGAAACGGCCGAATGTGGGGGTGCATCGGAAGGGGGTGAAGGAGGGCAGAATGGAGGAGATGCCACCCCAGCCCGGCCCCCGGCGGGGGAGCCACGCTTCTGGTGTCCCGAGTGTGGTAAAGGTTTTCGACGCCGGGCACACCTGCGCCAACACGGGGTCACCCACTCTGGGGCACGTCCTTTCCAGTGTGTGCGCTGCCAGCGGGAGTTCAAGCGACTGGCAGACCTGGCCCGCCACGCGCAAGTCCACGCTGGGGGTCCTGCCCCGCATCCGTGCCCTCGATGCCCACGACGCTTCTCCCGCGCCTATAGTTTACTGCGCCACCAGCGCTGCCACCGCGCAGAGCTAGAACGGGCGGAGCTGGAGAGGGTCGCTGCACTGCAGGCGCTCCAGTCCCAGGCCACACAGTCGCCCCAAACTCCACCGCTtaagcaggaggcagaagggCTCCCTTTGTCCATCGCTCACATCAAGGAAGAGCCGCCCTCACCTGGTACCCCACCTCAGTCCCCGCCGGCTCCCCCTGTTTTTCTCAGCGCCTCCTGTTTTGACAGCCAAGACCATTCAGCCTTCGAGATGGAGGATGAGGAGGTGGACAGCAAGGCCCACCTACAGGGATTGGGGGGCTTGGCCTCCTGA
- the Znf524 gene encoding zinc finger protein 524: MDNPSSDPLPSTLSGEEEKPLALLPPVPRGRRGRPPGGATTSNRTVKSSLPRKRGRPPKSVQEAPLAAPVDGGGSNDLLLIDDQGVPYTVPEGSAADGPQGSGSKRAPHFCPVCLRAFPYLSDLERHSISHSELKPHVCKDCGKTFKRSSHLRRHCNIHAGHRPFRCVLCPRRFREAGELAHHHRIHSGERPYQCPSCRVRFTEANTLRRHYKRKHPELVGMPVRLCPPNPRPQPLWDDDEGVPVPERVQEESPEGKTPAWPVSSTTSPLSGFTAGSSAGAGQGGQDTLISSGVPVTEGGRKQGPKPLGPDAI; the protein is encoded by the coding sequence ATGGACAACCCCAGCTCAGACCCGTTGCCTTCAACTTTGTCTGGGGAGGAAGAAAAACCTCTGGCCTTACTTCCTCCTGTTCCCCGGGGCCGCCGAGGCCGGCCACCAGGGGGAGCCACCACCTCCAATCGGACTGTCAAGTCCTCCCTCCCTCGAAAGCGGGGCCGCCCCCCCAAATCAGTGCAGGAAGCCCCGTTGGCAGCACCAGTGGATGGCGGTGGCAGCAACGATCTTCTGTTGATCGATGATCAGGGTGTTCCTTACACAGTTCCGGAAGGATCAGCAGCAGATGGGCCCCAGGGCTCTGGCTCCAAGAGGGCTCCACACTTCTGTCCTGTGTGCCTGAGAGCCTTCCCCTACCTCTCCGACCTGGAGCGCCACAGCATCTCGCACTCAGAGTTGAAGCCACATGTGTGCAAAGATTGCGGCAAGACCTTCAAGCGGTCCAGCCACTTGCGGCGTCATTGCAACATCCATGCCGGCCATCGGCCCTTCCGTTGTGTGCTCTGCCCTCGTCGCTTCCGCGAGGCCGGGGAGCTCGCACATCACCACCGCATCCACTCTGGCGAGCGTCCGTATCAGTGTCCCTCGTGCAGGGTGCGCTTCACCGAAGCCAATACTCTTCGGCGCCATTACAAACGCAAACACCCAGAGCTTGTGGGGATGCCCGTGCGCCTGTGCCCCCCAAACCCAAGACCCCAACCGCTGTGGGATGATGATGAGGGTGTGCCTGTTCCAGAAAGGGTGCAGGAAGAGAGTCCTGAAGGAAAGACGCCTGCTTGGCCTGTATCCTCCACCACTTCTCCCCTGTCTGGGTTTACAGCAGGGAGTTCAGCTGGTGCTGGGCAAGGAGGCCAAGACACCCTTATTTCTAGTGGTGTTCCCGTCACGGAAGGGGGTCGAAAGCAGGGACCTAAACCGCTGGGTCCTGATGCCATCTAG
- the Fiz1 gene encoding flt3-interacting zinc finger protein 1 isoform X3: MGKEFQLASSKATDRLQRSYCDLPRKKAPSHPGPATMDESSLPVVPAPIAAPGPAPSAAAPRVPFHCSECGKSFRYRSDLRRHFARHTALKPHACPRCGKGFKHSFNLANHLRSHTGERPYRCSACPKGFRDSTGLLHHQVVHTGEKPYCCLVCELRFSSRSSLGRHLKRQHRGVLPSPLQPSPGLPPLNSPCPVCCNVGPCTVCGGGGAGGGEGLEGAGATSWGLAEAAAAAAASLPPFACGACARRFDHGRELAAHWAAHTDVKPFKCPRCERDFNAPALLERHKLTHELQGSNAPPTQVWPSGGGPEVAGDGDAVEVGDAPPTWDAGLLLSPTGAGIPKLEALLPEGEGAENARAPAAAAEASSEDTLYQCDCGTFFASAPALASHLEAHSGPATYGCGHCGALYAALAALEEHRRASHGEKPFPCLECGKFFRHECYLKRHRLLHGTERPFPCHICGKGFITLSNLSRHLKLHRGMD, translated from the exons ATGGGTAAAGAGTTCCAGTTGGCTTCATCCAAAGCTACAGACCGACTGCAGAGGAGCTACTGCGATCTCCCTAGAA AGAAAGCCCCAAGCCACCCTGGACCTGCCACCATGGATGAGTCCTCGCTGCCTGTGGTTCCAGCCCCTATTGCTGCTCCAGGGCCAGCACCATCTGCCGCTGCCCCTCGGGTGCCCTTTCACTGCAGCGAATGTGGCAAGAGCTTCCGTTACCGATCGGACCTGCGGCGCCACTTTGCTCGGCATACAGCGCTCAAGCCCCACGCATGCCCTCGCTGTGGCAAGGGCTTCAAGCATAGCTTCAACTTAGCTAACCACCTGCGCTCACACACCGGAGAGCGGCCCTACCGATGCTCCGCCTGCCCTAAGGGATTCCGAGACTCCACTGGCCTGCTGCACCACCAG GTCGTCCACACTGGCGAGAAGCCCTACTGCTGTTTGGTCTGCGAGCTCCGCTTCTCCTCTCGCTCCAGCCTGGGCCGCCACCTCAAGCGGCAGCACCGGGGCGTCCTTCCGTCTCCCCTGCAGCCAAGCCCAGGCCTGCCTCCCCTGAACTCCCCCTGCCCAGTGTGTTGCAACGTGGGTCCCTGTACGGTTTGTGGAGGTGGAGGGGCTGGCGGAGGagagggcttggagggagcaGGAGCAACCAGCTGGGGACTAGCAGAGGCCGCAGCTGCCGCAGCTGCCTCGCTGCCCCCGTTTGCATGTGGCGCCTGTGCCCGTCGCTTTGACCACGGCCGGGAGCTAGCTGCCCACTGGGCCGCGCACACTGATGTGAAGCCATTCAAGTGCCCACGCTGCGAGCGCGACTTCAACGCGCCCGCGCTGCTGGAACGCCATAAGCTTACTCACGAGCTGCAGGGGAGCAATGCACCCCCAACGCAGGTCTGGCCCTCGGGTGGGGGTCCAGAGGTGGCAGGAGATGGCGATGCAGTGGAGGTAGGGGATGCCCCGCCGACCTGGGACGCCGGGCTACTTCTAAGCCCAACCGGGGCAGGCATCCCCAAGCTGGAGGCACTGCTCCCTGAGGGTGAAGGTGCAGAGAATGCTCGGGCTCCGGCTGCAGCTGCCGAGGCGTCCTCGGAAGACACCCTGTACCAGTGCGACTGTGGGACCTTCTTCGCGTCTGCCCCAGCCTTGGCCAGTCACCTAGAAGCCCACTCGGGCCCAGCCACCTATGGCTGCGGCCACTGCGGAGCATTGTATGCAGCGCTGGCCGCTCTGGAGGAGCATCGGCGTGCCAGCCACG GGGAGAAGCCGTTCCCGTGCCTAGAGTGTGGCAAGTTCTTCCGCCACGAGTGCTACCTCAAGCGCCACCGACTGCTGCATGGCACAGAGCGGCCCTTTCCCTGCCACATCTGTGGCAAGGGCTTTATCACACTCAGCAATCTCTCTAGGCACCTGAAGCTGCACAGGGGCATGGACTGA
- the Znf579 gene encoding zinc finger protein 579 isoform X2, with protein sequence MDPQPPPPAQGSPPHRGRGRGRGRGRGRGRGRGGTGAPRAPLPCPTCGRLFRFPYYLSRHRLSHSGLRPHACPLCPKAFRRPAHLSRHLRGHGPQPPLRCAACPRTFPEPAQLRRHLAQEHAGGEVDLSTQRAVKEEPESSWVPQDEGVEQPSAAVAGVAEEAATMWPETWPTGDPAPIAAPTNTDPRESEAEEAEAGAAELRAELALAAGRQEEKQVLLQADWTLLCLRCREAFATKGELKAHPCLRPEGEQEGEGGPPPRPKRHQCSICLKAFARPWSLSRHRLVHSTDRPFVCPDCGLAFRLASYLRQHRRVHGPLSLLAPLPGTGKKDDKSSGGRNSGKGPEGGETAECGGASEGGEGGQNGGDATPARPPAGEPRFWCPECGKGFRRRAHLRQHGVTHSGARPFQCVRCQREFKRLADLARHAQVHAGGPAPHPCPRCPRRFSRAYSLLRHQRCHRAELERAELERVAALQALQSQATQSPQTPPLKQEAEGLPLSIAHIKEEPPSPGTPPQSPPAPPVFLSASCFDSQDHSAFEMEDEEVDSKAHLQGLGGLAS encoded by the coding sequence ATGGATCCACAGCCCCCTCCACCTGCCCAAGGCAGTCCACCTCACCGTGGCCGAGGCCGAGGCCGTGGCCGTGGTCGAGGCCGTGGTCGTGGCAGAGGGGGTACTGGAGCCCCTCGGGCACCACTGCCCTGCCCCACCTGTGGTCGTCTCTTCCGCTTCCCTTACTACTTGTCTCGACACCGGCTGAGCCACTCGGGCCTCCGGCCCCACGCCTGCCCCCTGTGCCCCAAGGCTTTCCGCAGGCCTGCCCACCTCTCCCGCCACCTTCGTGGCCATGGGCCCCAGCCCCCACTGCGCTGCGCTGCTTGTCCACGCACCTTCCCGGAGCCGGCCCAGCTCAGGCGCCACCTGGCCCAGGAGCACGCAGGTGGCGAGGTGGATCTGTCCACGCAGAGGGCAGTGAAGGAGGAGCCCGAGTCCAGTTGGGTTCCACAGGACGAGGGCGTGGAGCAGCCCTCCGCAGCGGTGGCCGGGGTTGCGGAGGAGGCGGCAACAATGTGGCCCGAGACGTGGCCCACCGGGGACCCGGCCCCTATTGCTGCCCCCACGAATACCGATCCTCGGGAATCAGAGGCAGAGGAGGCCGAGGCCGGGGCAGCGGAGCTAAGGGCAGAGTTGGCACTGGCCGCGGGGCGACAGGAGGAGAAACAGGTCCTCCTTCAGGCCGACTGGACGCTGCTGTGTCTTCGCTGTCGCGAAGCCTTCGCCACAAAAGGGGAGCTCAAAGCGCACCCGTGTTTGCGCCCAGAGGGCGAGCAGGAGGGCGAAGGGGGACCCCCGCCCCGCCCCAAGCGACACCAGTGTTCCATTTGCCTCAAGGCTTTCGCCAGGCCCTGGTCCCTGTCGCGCCACCGGCTAGTCCACTCCACCGATCGGCCTTTTGTGTGTCCAGACTGCGGCCTGGCTTTCCGCCTGGCCTCCTACCTCCGTCAGCATCGCCGCGTCCACGGCCCTCTCAGCCTGCTGGCCCCACTGCCTGGGACCGGCAAGAAGGACGACAAGTCCTCAGGTGGACGGAACTCAGGGAAAGGGCCTGAGGGGGGCGAAACGGCCGAATGTGGGGGTGCATCGGAAGGGGGTGAAGGAGGGCAGAATGGAGGAGATGCCACCCCAGCCCGGCCCCCGGCGGGGGAGCCACGCTTCTGGTGTCCCGAGTGTGGTAAAGGTTTTCGACGCCGGGCACACCTGCGCCAACACGGGGTCACCCACTCTGGGGCACGTCCTTTCCAGTGTGTGCGCTGCCAGCGGGAGTTCAAGCGACTGGCAGACCTGGCCCGCCACGCGCAAGTCCACGCTGGGGGTCCTGCCCCGCATCCGTGCCCTCGATGCCCACGACGCTTCTCCCGCGCCTATAGTTTACTGCGCCACCAGCGCTGCCACCGCGCAGAGCTAGAACGGGCGGAGCTGGAGAGGGTCGCTGCACTGCAGGCGCTCCAGTCCCAGGCCACACAGTCGCCCCAAACTCCACCGCTtaagcaggaggcagaagggCTCCCTTTGTCCATCGCTCACATCAAGGAAGAGCCGCCCTCACCTGGTACCCCACCTCAGTCCCCGCCGGCTCCCCCTGTTTTTCTCAGCGCCTCCTGTTTTGACAGCCAAGACCATTCAGCCTTCGAGATGGAGGATGAGGAGGTGGACAGCAAGGCCCACCTACAGGGATTGGGGGGCTTGGCCTCCTGA